In Candidatus Neomarinimicrobiota bacterium, the genomic window AGCGCAGTTTTTCGCGGATGGCCGCCATGGCAGCGATGGCCAGTGCAAAGCCTACACCAGAACCCAAACCAAATACAGCTGATTCAGCAAAAGTGTACTCCCGCTCCACCATAAAGAGTGAAGCACCCAGGATGGCACAATTCACAGCAATAAGCGGCAAAAAGATACCCAGGGCACTGTACAAAGCA contains:
- a CDS encoding Rnf-Nqr domain containing protein, producing ALYSALGIFLPLIAVNCAILGASLFMVEREYTFAESAVFGLGSGVGFALAIAAMAAIREKLRYSHIPEGLRGLGITMLITGLMAMAFMSFSGISL